A window of the Proteus terrae subsp. cibarius genome harbors these coding sequences:
- the glgP gene encoding glycogen/starch/alpha-glucan family phosphorylase, with product MMKNLCEFDYLSPDKDIESLKRSIVYKLMFIVGTSPKYATPTDWLNATSYAIRDRLVERWLKSTKAELSPKVKQVYYISMEFLMGRFLTNAMLSLGVYHEVKEALKELGLDLEKQIELEPDPGLGNGGLGRLAACFLDSCATLGYPVTGYGIRYEYGMFRQQIQNGEQHEVADNWLEKGNPWEFPRHDLQFEVDFGGRLQQEGEKNYWVDTFNVMAQPYDSIVPGYNTQATDTIRLWSAKSNVAFNLGKFNKGEYLEATEAKDRSENISRILYPDDSTTSGKMLRLQQEYFLVSASVQDILQRHYHLHQRFDNLKDFIAIHLNDTHPVLAIPELMRQLIDNHGFSWDEAWEQTIHIFSYTNHTLMGEALETWPVDMLGRSLPRHLQIIFQINDKFLKQVRELFPNDNDLLRRVSIIDEENGRNVRMAWLAVIISHQVNGVSELHSQLMVQSLFADFAMIYPKKFCNITNGITPRRWLALANPSLSKAIDSHIGTNWRTNLEQLGELMPLVKDKNFLRQLKDSKWINKQNLAQIIKEDLNIDINPDALFDVQIKRIHEYKRQLLNVLGIITRYNRILENPEKNWVPRVFIFGGKAASAYYNAKKIINLINDIASKINNDERIKDKLKVIFIPNYGVSLAQHIIPAADLSEQISLAGTEASGTGNMKFALNGALTIGTLDGANIEIGEHVGFDNMFIFGHNAQEVAELRQRYSPRRYYDEDVELHTALNQIANGFFNPTCPDKYKSIFDSLIEFGDHYQVLADYRSYVDTQDNVDVLYQDEEAWLKKSALNICQMGYFSADRAVTEYMQRIWKASAITL from the coding sequence ATGATGAAAAATTTATGTGAATTTGATTATTTATCACCTGATAAGGATATTGAATCATTAAAGCGTTCTATTGTTTATAAACTAATGTTTATTGTTGGTACGTCGCCAAAATATGCAACACCAACAGATTGGTTAAATGCAACCTCTTACGCTATTAGAGACCGTTTAGTTGAACGCTGGTTAAAATCAACCAAAGCAGAGCTTTCACCGAAAGTAAAACAAGTTTATTACATTTCGATGGAATTTCTCATGGGACGTTTTTTAACCAATGCCATGCTCTCTTTAGGTGTTTATCACGAAGTTAAAGAGGCATTAAAAGAGTTAGGCCTTGATCTTGAGAAACAAATCGAACTTGAGCCCGATCCTGGTTTAGGTAATGGTGGTTTAGGTCGTTTGGCTGCTTGTTTCCTTGATTCTTGTGCCACATTAGGTTATCCCGTTACAGGTTATGGTATTCGTTATGAATACGGAATGTTCCGCCAGCAAATTCAGAATGGTGAACAACATGAAGTTGCGGATAACTGGCTTGAAAAAGGTAATCCATGGGAATTCCCTCGTCATGATCTGCAATTTGAAGTAGATTTTGGCGGACGTTTACAGCAAGAAGGTGAGAAAAATTATTGGGTTGATACTTTCAACGTAATGGCACAACCTTATGACTCTATTGTTCCGGGTTATAACACACAAGCGACAGATACCATTCGTTTATGGTCAGCTAAATCAAATGTGGCGTTTAACTTAGGTAAATTTAATAAAGGTGAATATTTAGAGGCAACAGAGGCTAAAGATCGCTCTGAAAATATCTCTCGTATTCTTTACCCTGATGATTCAACAACATCAGGTAAAATGTTGCGTTTACAACAAGAATATTTCTTAGTCAGTGCTTCTGTTCAAGATATTTTGCAACGTCATTATCATCTGCATCAACGCTTTGATAATCTAAAAGATTTTATTGCAATTCATCTTAATGATACTCACCCTGTTCTTGCTATCCCTGAACTAATGCGTCAGCTGATTGATAATCATGGATTTAGTTGGGATGAAGCATGGGAACAAACCATTCATATATTCTCATACACCAACCATACATTAATGGGTGAAGCATTAGAGACTTGGCCTGTTGATATGCTTGGTCGCTCGCTTCCTCGCCATTTACAAATCATTTTCCAAATCAATGATAAATTCTTAAAACAAGTTAGAGAACTATTCCCTAACGATAACGACTTATTACGTCGTGTTTCTATTATAGATGAAGAGAATGGCCGAAATGTTCGTATGGCATGGTTAGCGGTTATTATTAGTCATCAGGTTAATGGTGTTTCTGAGCTTCATAGCCAATTAATGGTGCAATCTTTATTTGCTGATTTTGCGATGATCTATCCTAAGAAATTCTGCAATATTACCAATGGGATCACACCACGCCGTTGGTTGGCGTTAGCAAACCCTTCTCTCTCTAAAGCAATTGATAGCCATATTGGTACGAATTGGCGAACCAATTTAGAGCAGTTAGGTGAATTAATGCCATTGGTGAAAGATAAAAATTTCTTGCGCCAATTAAAAGATTCAAAATGGATCAATAAACAAAATCTTGCGCAGATCATTAAGGAAGATTTAAATATTGATATTAACCCTGATGCGCTGTTTGATGTACAAATCAAGCGTATTCATGAATATAAACGCCAACTTCTCAATGTGTTAGGTATTATCACTCGTTATAATCGCATTTTAGAAAATCCAGAGAAAAACTGGGTGCCTCGCGTATTTATTTTTGGGGGTAAGGCAGCATCAGCTTATTATAATGCGAAGAAGATTATCAATCTTATCAACGATATTGCCAGTAAGATTAATAATGATGAGCGTATTAAAGATAAATTAAAAGTGATCTTTATTCCTAACTACGGCGTAAGTTTAGCGCAACACATTATCCCTGCCGCAGATTTATCTGAGCAAATATCATTAGCAGGAACAGAAGCTTCTGGTACAGGGAATATGAAATTTGCCCTAAATGGTGCATTAACTATTGGCACGCTTGATGGTGCTAATATTGAAATTGGTGAGCATGTTGGTTTTGATAATATGTTTATCTTTGGTCACAATGCACAAGAAGTGGCAGAGTTAAGGCAACGTTATTCCCCTCGTCGTTATTACGATGAAGATGTTGAGTTGCATACTGCGCTTAACCAAATCGCTAATGGCTTCTTTAATCCAACTTGCCCTGATAAATACAAATCAATTTTCGATAGCTTAATTGAATTTGGTGATCATTATCAGGTATTAGCCGATTATCGTAGCTATGTCGATACGCAAGATAATGTTGATGTGCTTTATCAAGATGAAGAGGCTTGGTTGAAAAAGTCCGCGTTAAATATCTGCCAAATGGGCTATTTTTCTGCTGATCGTGCGGTAACAGAATATATGCAACGAATTTGGAAAGCTTCTGCGATTACATTGTAA
- a CDS encoding helix-turn-helix transcriptional regulator, with protein sequence MSRKNLEYNYPAQRTVGDKILFLIKKHGPMQANEVGQRLGTSSEAARQQFVKLANAGFVEAITEPKGVGRPIQYWHLTELGQKQFPDTHAELTAQILLTIREELGESAIEKIILARKKQSYQRYTQAIKDSDELTDRLDILATLRSQEGYMAHWEQVKDNEYLFIEDHCPICAAAKVCQGFCNTEKELFSETLGVELQRVEYILEGARRCAYRIKI encoded by the coding sequence ATGTCAAGAAAAAACTTGGAATATAATTATCCTGCTCAACGTACTGTTGGCGATAAAATTCTATTTTTAATTAAAAAACATGGGCCTATGCAAGCAAATGAGGTTGGGCAACGTCTTGGTACAAGTAGTGAAGCGGCAAGACAACAATTTGTAAAACTTGCTAACGCAGGATTTGTTGAAGCGATAACCGAACCAAAAGGTGTTGGAAGACCTATTCAATATTGGCATTTAACCGAATTAGGTCAGAAACAATTTCCTGATACTCATGCTGAATTAACCGCTCAGATTTTACTGACTATTCGTGAAGAATTGGGTGAAAGTGCTATCGAAAAAATTATTTTAGCACGAAAGAAACAGAGTTATCAGCGCTACACACAAGCAATAAAAGATTCAGATGAACTCACAGACCGTTTAGATATTTTAGCCACACTGCGTAGCCAAGAGGGCTATATGGCACATTGGGAGCAAGTAAAAGATAACGAGTATCTTTTTATTGAAGATCATTGCCCAATTTGTGCAGCAGCTAAAGTGTGCCAAGGTTTTTGTAATACAGAGAAAGAGCTATTTTCTGAAACACTAGGGGTAGAACTACAACGTGTTGAATATATTTTAGAAGGCGCAAGACGTTGTGCCTACCGTATTAAAATCTAA
- a CDS encoding MFS transporter encodes MHPNNNSQWRDLFSGRNGAISFALSFGVVIHAINILMATTILPSVVTDIGGMGLYAWNTTLFVAASIIGSVLSARLLSLLGAKGAYLAGTVLFFIGSLLCAIAPKMEVMLIGRFVQGLGGGLLFALSYAMVNIVYDQALWPRAMALISGMWGVATLIGPAIGGIFAQLDAWRYAFGIMLPIMLFYGIYLWVILPKNDNDAPKSTSQSLPYLQLIILTAAVLLISSGSLSSSLTINLLSIVVVFGLIGVLIFCEKRLTVRLLPTNTFKGLSLHALLYLTISLLAIGMTCEIFVPYYLQSLHMQTPLASGYMSALMALGWTVAEVISASWQGAKMRFSILSGPIIVFIGLLVLAFVIPNPLLQSENVVSLFIILFALFLVGYGIGFGWPHLLTRILQAASTQDKDIAGASITTVQLFATALGSAFAGMIVNLNGFNSGTPEGLSTSASALFLFLALAPLMAIYTAWKITRCSY; translated from the coding sequence ATGCACCCAAATAATAATAGCCAATGGCGTGATCTCTTTTCAGGGCGGAATGGTGCTATTTCCTTTGCCCTTTCTTTTGGTGTTGTGATCCACGCGATTAATATTTTAATGGCAACCACTATTTTGCCTTCTGTTGTAACTGATATTGGTGGAATGGGATTATATGCATGGAATACCACGCTATTTGTAGCCGCTTCAATTATTGGCTCAGTATTGTCTGCTCGCTTACTCAGCTTATTGGGCGCTAAAGGTGCCTATTTAGCCGGTACAGTATTATTTTTTATTGGTAGTTTGTTGTGTGCAATTGCACCTAAAATGGAAGTGATGCTAATTGGTCGATTTGTTCAGGGACTTGGTGGTGGACTTTTATTTGCGCTTTCTTACGCCATGGTAAATATCGTTTACGATCAAGCATTATGGCCAAGAGCAATGGCATTAATTTCAGGTATGTGGGGTGTTGCTACATTAATTGGCCCTGCTATTGGCGGTATTTTTGCTCAATTAGATGCTTGGCGTTATGCCTTTGGTATTATGTTACCTATTATGCTTTTTTATGGCATTTATCTGTGGGTTATCTTACCCAAGAATGACAATGATGCTCCAAAATCAACCTCACAAAGCCTACCTTATCTTCAGTTAATAATTTTAACGGCCGCCGTTTTGCTTATTTCATCTGGTAGTCTTTCTTCCTCACTTACCATTAATTTACTGAGTATCGTGGTTGTGTTTGGTTTAATTGGTGTGCTTATATTTTGTGAGAAACGCCTTACTGTTCGGTTGCTACCCACTAATACGTTTAAAGGTCTCTCTTTACATGCCCTTTTGTATTTAACTATTTCGTTATTAGCCATTGGCATGACTTGTGAGATCTTTGTCCCTTATTATCTACAAAGCTTACATATGCAAACGCCTTTAGCTTCAGGTTATATGAGTGCATTAATGGCATTAGGCTGGACAGTTGCTGAAGTAATTAGCGCAAGTTGGCAAGGTGCTAAAATGCGTTTTAGTATTTTAAGCGGCCCTATTATTGTTTTTATCGGTTTGCTTGTGTTGGCTTTTGTTATTCCAAACCCATTACTGCAATCGGAAAACGTGGTTAGTCTTTTTATTATTTTATTTGCTTTGTTCTTAGTGGGTTATGGCATTGGTTTTGGTTGGCCTCACCTATTAACACGTATATTACAAGCGGCTTCCACGCAAGATAAAGATATTGCAGGTGCCTCTATCACAACTGTACAACTATTTGCAACCGCGTTAGGCTCTGCATTTGCAGGTATGATAGTCAATTTAAATGGCTTTAATAGTGGTACTCCTGAAGGGCTCTCTACTTCTGCATCTGCTCTATTTTTATTTCTAGCATTAGCACCGTTAATGGCGATTTACACTGCATGGAAAATAACGCGTTGTTCTTATTGA
- a CDS encoding RidA family protein → MTSHLTLQNIDALSSPGGHYSHVVTANNMSFISGLLPLDKQGNPLANKPVEAQIIQVLENLNTCLLGINAKKTDIAQVKVYVTDINEWPVVNELYAKWIGEHRPARLVAGVKELHFGSKIEIEAVVIKEQSYE, encoded by the coding sequence ATGACATCACATCTTACACTACAAAATATTGATGCCCTCTCTTCCCCTGGTGGGCATTACTCTCATGTTGTTACTGCAAATAATATGTCGTTTATTTCTGGACTATTGCCTTTAGATAAACAAGGAAATCCATTGGCAAACAAGCCAGTTGAAGCTCAAATCATACAAGTACTTGAAAATTTAAATACTTGTCTTCTCGGAATAAATGCAAAGAAAACCGATATTGCTCAAGTAAAAGTCTATGTGACTGATATTAATGAATGGCCCGTTGTTAATGAGTTATATGCAAAATGGATTGGCGAACATAGACCCGCAAGATTAGTCGCTGGCGTAAAAGAATTACATTTTGGAAGCAAAATTGAAATTGAAGCCGTGGTGATCAAGGAGCAATCTTATGAATAA
- a CDS encoding threo-3-hydroxy-L-aspartate ammonia-lyase, which translates to MNKLSIPTYKDVAEAHQRILPYLNKTPVLTSRTINELTGAQFYFKCENFQRMGAFKFRGAMNALSQFNDQQRKNGVVTFSSGNHAQAIALSAKLLGIPATIIMPEDAPKAKMEATKGYGGRVITYNRYTEDREEIGQQLAQKEGLTLIPPYDHPHIIAGQGTAAKELFDEVGELDMLFVPLGGGGLLSGSLLSTKALSPDCKVFGIEPLAGNDGQQSLRKGEIIHIDTPKTIADGAQTQHLGNYTFEIIRNNVDDILTATDEELISAMQFYAQRMKIIVEPTGCLSLAAARQFGDKLKGKKIGIIISGGNVDIAQYGHFLAQ; encoded by the coding sequence ATGAATAAGTTGTCTATTCCTACCTATAAAGATGTTGCGGAAGCCCATCAACGCATTCTACCTTATCTTAATAAAACACCTGTTTTAACCTCTCGTACGATTAATGAGCTAACAGGAGCACAGTTTTATTTTAAGTGTGAAAACTTTCAACGAATGGGAGCGTTTAAATTCCGTGGTGCGATGAATGCGTTATCTCAATTTAATGATCAACAACGTAAAAATGGTGTTGTGACTTTCTCATCGGGTAATCATGCTCAGGCAATTGCCTTATCGGCAAAGCTATTAGGTATTCCTGCAACAATTATCATGCCTGAAGATGCACCAAAGGCAAAAATGGAAGCAACAAAAGGCTATGGTGGTCGAGTGATCACGTATAATCGTTATACGGAAGATCGCGAAGAAATTGGGCAACAATTAGCACAAAAAGAAGGCCTAACATTAATTCCACCTTACGATCACCCTCATATTATTGCGGGGCAAGGTACTGCTGCCAAAGAACTGTTCGATGAAGTTGGTGAATTAGATATGCTATTTGTTCCATTAGGTGGTGGTGGATTACTTTCTGGTTCTTTATTATCAACCAAAGCCCTTTCACCTGATTGTAAAGTATTTGGCATTGAACCTTTAGCAGGAAATGACGGACAACAATCATTACGCAAAGGCGAAATCATTCATATTGATACCCCGAAAACAATTGCAGATGGCGCGCAAACTCAGCACCTAGGCAATTATACTTTTGAGATTATTCGCAACAATGTGGACGATATTTTAACTGCAACAGATGAAGAGTTAATTTCAGCTATGCAGTTTTACGCCCAGCGAATGAAAATAATTGTAGAGCCAACGGGTTGTTTAAGTTTAGCGGCTGCTCGTCAATTTGGTGATAAATTAAAAGGTAAAAAAATCGGTATTATTATCAGTGGCGGTAATGTCGATATCGCACAATACGGTCACTTTTTAGCACAATAA
- a CDS encoding dihydrodipicolinate synthase family protein — protein MKKLFGVTVAMVTPFDLNDQVDIKALSALTEMLVTKGVDCLYPCGTTGEMLRLSALERKNVAKTVVDTANKRLPVFIHVGAMTLNETIELAKHAVEIGADGIGVVTPQFFGATDRELENYFVTVANSVPDNFPVYLYNIPQCAANNIKPELAAKVQQQCKNVIGIKYSFADNNTTLSYLAVAEGFSVLHGYDKLFLGLLDAGCDGTVSGCACVFPEPFVNMYKAYIAGNYQEAKHWQQFCVKFSDALKSGANMAIFKSALTMRGLEGGHMRLPQLDLLSEENQQLKENLTQLCKEAGITFSLN, from the coding sequence ATGAAAAAATTATTTGGCGTTACAGTGGCAATGGTTACTCCGTTCGATTTGAACGATCAAGTGGATATTAAAGCGTTATCTGCATTAACTGAAATGTTAGTAACCAAGGGCGTTGATTGCCTTTATCCTTGTGGTACAACAGGTGAGATGTTGCGTTTATCTGCGTTAGAACGTAAAAATGTTGCGAAAACCGTTGTCGATACAGCGAATAAACGTTTACCTGTCTTTATTCATGTTGGTGCAATGACATTAAATGAAACCATTGAATTAGCCAAACATGCTGTTGAAATTGGTGCTGATGGTATTGGTGTGGTGACACCACAATTTTTTGGTGCAACGGACAGAGAATTAGAAAACTATTTTGTGACAGTGGCAAACAGCGTACCAGATAATTTCCCTGTCTATCTGTATAACATTCCACAATGTGCCGCAAATAATATCAAGCCTGAATTAGCGGCAAAAGTACAACAACAGTGTAAAAATGTAATTGGTATTAAATACAGTTTTGCTGATAACAATACAACATTAAGTTATCTTGCAGTTGCAGAGGGTTTTTCAGTTCTTCACGGCTACGATAAATTATTCTTAGGGCTATTAGATGCAGGTTGCGATGGTACAGTTTCAGGTTGTGCTTGTGTGTTCCCTGAGCCATTTGTGAATATGTATAAAGCCTATATTGCAGGTAACTATCAAGAAGCGAAACATTGGCAACAATTTTGTGTGAAATTTAGTGATGCACTTAAGTCTGGTGCGAATATGGCAATATTTAAATCAGCATTAACTATGCGTGGTTTAGAAGGTGGTCATATGCGTTTGCCACAACTTGATTTATTATCTGAAGAAAATCAACAATTAAAAGAAAATCTAACTCAACTATGTAAAGAAGCAGGTATCACTTTTTCACTTAATTAA
- a CDS encoding dihydroxyacetone kinase subunit L: MNITLEMLKQAVVRIAIACEQSQSMLCEADSRLGDGDLGITMQKGWRQIADDSQDWPDDLSKALFQCSKSLQKACASSFGTLQATAFMAMAKYCKENQLQEIPSSDISPLLTVAYQSMMARGKGELGQKSVLDILYHLSEALKTTLAIDKLKTTALQSINSTLDEYRQKPNLLGRARMFPEKSIGLDDPGMLAIKVIVEAI; this comes from the coding sequence ATGAATATTACACTTGAAATGCTCAAACAAGCGGTTGTGCGTATCGCCATCGCTTGTGAGCAATCTCAATCTATGCTTTGTGAAGCCGATAGCCGCCTAGGTGATGGGGATTTAGGGATCACCATGCAAAAAGGCTGGCGACAAATTGCTGACGATTCACAAGATTGGCCTGATGATCTCAGTAAAGCACTTTTTCAATGCAGTAAATCATTACAAAAAGCCTGTGCTTCTTCTTTTGGTACATTGCAAGCAACGGCTTTTATGGCAATGGCAAAATATTGCAAAGAAAACCAGCTTCAAGAAATACCGTCCTCTGACATTTCACCGCTATTAACCGTTGCCTATCAAAGCATGATGGCGAGAGGAAAAGGGGAATTAGGGCAAAAATCCGTACTCGATATTCTTTACCATTTATCTGAAGCGCTAAAAACAACTTTAGCTATCGATAAACTAAAAACAACCGCATTACAGAGTATCAATAGCACGCTTGATGAATACCGCCAAAAACCTAATTTATTAGGTCGAGCTCGTATGTTCCCAGAAAAATCTATTGGTTTAGATGATCCGGGTATGTTGGCAATTAAAGTTATTGTTGAAGCAATCTGA
- a CDS encoding dihydroxyacetone kinase subunit DhaK, whose translation MKKILNKPENYVDETLAGLCLAHSDIYRQPQPRLITRSKKADKPKVGIVTGGGSGHLPVFTGYVGEGLLDAAAVGDVFASPSADLMADAIREANNGLGVLLLYGNYGGDIMNFDMATETVDFEDDIRCTTVLAADDVASAKPEEAHKRRGVAGMIYGFKMAGAKAEEGATLDEVTRIAQKTMENTRTIGCALTSCTLPAVGHPTFEIGEDEMEMGMGIHGEPGIWRDKLRSADDIAQEMFERLQTELSLKTGDKVSVLVNSLGATPLEELYILYNKIAQLINKTGATIVHPLVGRYATSMEMTGASLTLCKLDDELEALMNAPAHCAFWRV comes from the coding sequence ATGAAAAAAATATTAAATAAGCCAGAAAATTATGTCGATGAAACATTAGCAGGTTTATGCCTTGCTCATAGTGATATTTATCGCCAACCACAGCCAAGATTGATTACTCGTTCGAAAAAAGCAGATAAGCCCAAAGTGGGGATTGTAACTGGCGGTGGTTCAGGTCACTTACCTGTATTTACCGGATATGTCGGTGAAGGGTTACTCGATGCTGCCGCTGTAGGTGATGTTTTTGCTTCGCCTTCAGCAGATTTAATGGCCGATGCCATTCGTGAAGCCAACAATGGCTTAGGTGTATTGCTACTTTATGGTAATTACGGTGGCGATATTATGAATTTTGATATGGCGACTGAAACGGTTGATTTTGAAGATGATATTCGTTGTACAACTGTTTTAGCCGCTGATGATGTGGCTTCAGCAAAACCAGAAGAAGCGCACAAACGTCGTGGTGTTGCTGGGATGATCTATGGTTTTAAAATGGCAGGCGCCAAAGCAGAAGAAGGTGCAACGCTTGATGAAGTTACGCGTATTGCTCAAAAAACCATGGAAAATACCCGAACTATTGGCTGTGCGTTGACATCTTGCACCTTACCCGCAGTAGGTCATCCTACTTTTGAAATTGGTGAAGATGAAATGGAAATGGGGATGGGGATTCACGGTGAACCAGGAATTTGGCGTGATAAGTTACGTAGTGCAGATGATATTGCACAAGAGATGTTTGAGCGTCTACAAACGGAATTATCATTAAAAACAGGGGATAAAGTCTCTGTATTAGTTAACTCTTTAGGCGCAACGCCATTAGAAGAGCTTTATATTCTGTACAATAAAATTGCACAACTGATTAATAAAACAGGTGCGACTATTGTGCATCCATTGGTTGGTCGTTATGCCACATCTATGGAAATGACAGGGGCAAGCTTAACATTGTGCAAATTAGATGATGAGCTAGAAGCCTTGATGAATGCACCAGCTCATTGTGCATTCTGGAGAGTATAA
- a CDS encoding tripartite tricarboxylate transporter permease: protein MDILISALAYIDYTTILVIIGACLFGLFVGAIPGLTSTMAIALMVPFTFFLDPIPALALMISVGASSIFAGDIPGALLNIPGTPASAAYTNDAHTLVKEGKTNRVLGMSLTSSVIGGVIGTIILASTAPILAEFALKFSSYEYMWLSLIGLSCATIVSGSHIRKSLLALFFGIALATIGYDEFTGQARFTFGEVSLMQGVSFIPAMIGLFAISGAIKYYVERWKEKQITLNEVNAENNSYNIFKGVGGVVRQRKGGIFRSGIIGTLIGALPGAGADIAAWISYAVSKKLSKKPEKYGHGSEEGIVDASASNNASLAGSWIPSLVFGIPGDSAAAIIIGVLYMKDMQPGPTLFLFNPDKLYAVFIIFFIANLILLPIAFIVVNLLKKIVAIDNAIIYPAIILFSLVGSYAITNTMSSIVVMLVMGVIGYFLQERKFPISPIILGMILGPMLEKNLLSSLMKSDGDLTNFVNRPISMVLASVFLLIVVMQIRGAFKAK from the coding sequence ATGGATATATTAATTAGCGCCCTTGCTTATATTGATTACACAACAATACTTGTCATTATTGGTGCTTGTTTATTTGGCTTATTTGTTGGTGCAATACCCGGGTTAACATCAACAATGGCCATCGCATTAATGGTGCCATTTACTTTTTTTCTCGATCCCATACCTGCATTAGCCTTAATGATTTCTGTCGGAGCCTCTTCTATATTTGCGGGTGATATTCCTGGCGCCTTATTAAATATTCCGGGTACGCCAGCATCAGCAGCTTATACCAATGATGCTCACACTTTAGTGAAAGAGGGCAAAACAAACCGTGTACTGGGCATGTCGTTAACAAGCTCAGTGATTGGTGGCGTTATTGGTACGATTATATTAGCATCCACAGCGCCAATATTAGCTGAGTTTGCTTTAAAATTTAGTTCTTATGAATATATGTGGCTCTCTTTAATTGGGCTCAGCTGCGCAACCATAGTTTCAGGTTCACATATTCGAAAAAGCTTATTAGCGCTGTTCTTTGGTATCGCACTAGCCACTATTGGTTACGATGAATTTACCGGACAAGCTCGCTTTACTTTTGGTGAAGTCTCTTTAATGCAAGGAGTAAGCTTTATTCCAGCAATGATAGGATTATTTGCAATTTCAGGTGCAATTAAATATTACGTTGAACGTTGGAAAGAAAAGCAAATTACGCTAAACGAAGTGAATGCCGAAAATAACTCTTACAATATTTTTAAAGGGGTTGGTGGCGTTGTTCGCCAACGTAAAGGTGGTATTTTCCGTAGCGGAATAATAGGCACATTAATTGGTGCTTTACCAGGTGCTGGCGCCGATATTGCGGCATGGATCTCGTATGCTGTTTCAAAGAAGCTCTCTAAAAAACCAGAGAAATATGGTCATGGCTCTGAGGAAGGTATTGTTGATGCTTCAGCGAGTAATAATGCAAGCTTAGCAGGAAGTTGGATCCCATCTTTAGTCTTTGGTATTCCGGGCGATTCTGCAGCTGCAATTATTATCGGTGTATTATATATGAAAGATATGCAACCGGGGCCAACACTGTTTTTATTCAATCCTGATAAGTTGTATGCCGTTTTTATTATTTTCTTTATCGCTAACCTAATTTTATTACCGATTGCTTTTATTGTTGTCAATTTATTGAAAAAGATTGTTGCTATTGATAATGCGATTATCTATCCAGCAATTATCTTATTTAGTCTTGTCGGCTCTTACGCAATCACAAATACGATGTCTTCTATTGTTGTTATGTTGGTAATGGGCGTTATCGGTTATTTCCTTCAAGAACGAAAATTCCCAATATCACCGATTATTTTGGGCATGATCTTAGGGCCAATGTTAGAAAAGAATTTACTTTCATCATTAATGAAATCTGATGGTGACTTAACTAATTTCGTTAACAGACCTATTTCGATGGTATTAGCAAGTGTATTTCTACTCATTGTAGTAATGCAAATTAGAGGTGCATTTAAAGCTAAATAA
- a CDS encoding tripartite tricarboxylate transporter TctB family protein, translating into MPMLNRHILSLIFCCFGLFLIVYSAYSLGDFSEYGAAFMPSIIGGGMIIFSLIDIFSRDQESDIPLVSWHEIKFVLLIIGIILFYVFASDYLGFILTGLIITAPLMMKYAITKPIYSFIISASVVLGVYYLFTAVLLVPLPQLFS; encoded by the coding sequence ATGCCTATGCTAAATCGTCATATTCTATCGCTAATATTTTGTTGCTTTGGTTTATTTCTTATTGTTTATAGTGCGTATTCATTAGGTGACTTTAGTGAATATGGTGCCGCGTTTATGCCTTCTATTATTGGCGGTGGCATGATTATCTTTTCGTTAATCGATATATTTTCACGTGATCAAGAAAGTGATATTCCATTAGTTTCATGGCATGAAATCAAATTTGTTTTATTAATTATTGGTATTATTCTTTTTTATGTTTTTGCATCGGATTATCTAGGTTTTATTTTAACAGGTTTAATTATTACAGCACCGTTAATGATGAAATATGCAATAACAAAACCTATATACAGCTTTATTATTTCAGCCAGTGTGGTGTTAGGAGTGTATTACTTATTTACCGCTGTACTGTTAGTACCGCTACCTCAGCTATTTTCATAA